GAAAGGGGCCCATCGAAGGGGCCGAAACCCGCCGCGTGGAAATGGTGGCGCCCGGGGTCATCGCCCGCAAGAGCGTCCATGAACCCTGCTATACCGGGCTCAAGGCGGTGGATGCCATGACGCCGGTGGGTAAGGGGCAGCGCGAGCTCATCATCGGGGACCGCCAGATCGGGAAAACGGCTTGCGCCGTGGACGCCATTATCGCCCAGAAAGAAACCGATGTCTTCTGCATTTACGTTGCGTGCGGGCAGAAAAAGTCCACCGTGGCCCAAGTGGTGGCCGTCCTGGAACGCGAAGGCGCCATGGAATACACCACCGTGGTCGCGGCCTGCGCCAGTGACCCGGCCACCCTGCAATACGTCGCTCCCTACGCCGGATGCGCCATGGGTGAGTACTTCCGGGACAAAGGGCAGCACGCGCTGATTATCTATGATGACCTTTCCAAGCAGGCGGTCGCCTATCGGCAAGTTTCTCTGCTGCTCCGGCGCCCCCCCGGACGCGAAGCCTTTCCCGGCGACATTTTCTATAATCACTCCCGTCTGCTGGAGCGCTCTGCCAAGCTCAACGACGAATTGGGGGCCGGCTCCCTGACGGCGCTGCCCATTATCGAAACCCAGGCCGGCGACGTTTCGGCTTACATTCCCACCAACGTGATTTCCATTACCGACGGCCAGATTTACCTCGAGCCGGCACTCTTTTTTGCCGGTGTGCGACCGGCCATCAACGTCGGTCTTTCCGTTTCGCGGGTCGGCGGTGCGGCCCAGGTCAAGGCCATGAAGCAGGTGGCGGGTACCTTGCGCCTGGATATGGCCCAGTTCCGCGAGTTGGAGGCCTTCGCGGCTTTCGGCAGCGACCTTGATGCCTCCACCCAGCGCCAGCTCACTCGCGGGCAGCGGCTGGTGGAGATCCTAAAGCAGCCGCAATATCAGCCGTTGACGATGGAAAAACAGGTTATGATCCTTTTCGCCGGAACCCGCGGTTTTCTCGACAAATACCCGATTGACGTCGTCGCTAAATACGAAGCCGGACTGTATCCCTTCATCGAGGATCGCTACCCGAAGGTATTTGCTGAGCTCAAAGAAAAGCAGGCCATCGACGATGCGTTGGACGCGATGATGAAGGACGCCTTGAAAGCCTACGATGAAGAGTTCAAAGACACCATCAAGTAATTTGGCTGCAGGGGGTCAAACCATAATTCGAGAAACTCATAAGGGCTGAATTATATGGCGACTTTAAAAGATGTCCAACTAAAAATTGCCGCGGTCAAGAAGACCAAGCAGATCACCAAGGCGATGAACATGGTGGCGACCTCCAAGCTGCGTGGTGCACAGGCCACCATGGAAGCTTTTCGGCCCTACGCCAGCAAGTTTGCCGAAGTGTTGGGGAGCTTGGCGCAGAAGGCCGGTGAAGAGGCGAGCCCCCTGCTGGTCGCGCGTGAAGAGGTCAAAAAGATTCACGTTGTGTTGCTTACCTCGGACCGGGGTCTTTGCGGCGGTTTTAACACCAACCTGATCTCTGCCGCCGAGAAGTTCGTAAAGGCCAAAGCGGCGGCAAACGAGGTGGCGTTTTCGTTTTCAAATTTCGGCAAAAAAGGGCGTGACTGGGCCCGGAAAAACAAAATGGAGATCGTGAACGCTCATTTGGGCATTGTGGGCGGGCGTTTCGGATTTAGCATCGCCTCGCTTTCCGGCCGCACGCTCATCGATGGCTTTCTCGATGGCGAATACGATGAGGTCCATCTGGTCTTTTCCGAGTTCCAGAGTCTATCCCGACAGATTCCGACCGTCAAACAGTTGCTGCCGATTCCGCCCATCGAGACCTCCGAGCAGGATGTCGAAGAAGGAGAAAAGGCGTATTTGCCTGAGCATATTTGCGAGCCAT
The sequence above is a segment of the Desulfobacteraceae bacterium genome. Coding sequences within it:
- the atpA gene encoding F0F1 ATP synthase subunit alpha, translated to MELRAEEISQIIKEQITDYDKKVELSETGIVLSVGDGIARVYGLEKVMAMELVEFTGGILGLVLNLEEDNVGVAVMGEDFNIKEGDLVKRTGRIAQVPVGEAVLGRVLSAVGEPIDGKGPIEGAETRRVEMVAPGVIARKSVHEPCYTGLKAVDAMTPVGKGQRELIIGDRQIGKTACAVDAIIAQKETDVFCIYVACGQKKSTVAQVVAVLEREGAMEYTTVVAACASDPATLQYVAPYAGCAMGEYFRDKGQHALIIYDDLSKQAVAYRQVSLLLRRPPGREAFPGDIFYNHSRLLERSAKLNDELGAGSLTALPIIETQAGDVSAYIPTNVISITDGQIYLEPALFFAGVRPAINVGLSVSRVGGAAQVKAMKQVAGTLRLDMAQFRELEAFAAFGSDLDASTQRQLTRGQRLVEILKQPQYQPLTMEKQVMILFAGTRGFLDKYPIDVVAKYEAGLYPFIEDRYPKVFAELKEKQAIDDALDAMMKDALKAYDEEFKDTIK
- the atpG gene encoding ATP synthase F1 subunit gamma, producing the protein MATLKDVQLKIAAVKKTKQITKAMNMVATSKLRGAQATMEAFRPYASKFAEVLGSLAQKAGEEASPLLVAREEVKKIHVVLLTSDRGLCGGFNTNLISAAEKFVKAKAAANEVAFSFSNFGKKGRDWARKNKMEIVNAHLGIVGGRFGFSIASLSGRTLIDGFLDGEYDEVHLVFSEFQSLSRQIPTVKQLLPIPPIETSEQDVEEGEKAYLPEHICEPSAAELLGEMLPRNIYVQLYNALLETSTSEHAARMTAMDNATKACNDMIDSLTLAYNKARQAAITADLMDIVGGAEALKG